The following proteins are co-located in the Triticum aestivum cultivar Chinese Spring chromosome 1A, IWGSC CS RefSeq v2.1, whole genome shotgun sequence genome:
- the LOC123166439 gene encoding peroxidase 1: protein MACRGATMVALLLAAVAATCARAQLHDKFYSESCPSVEDVVRKEMVRALSLAPSLAGPLLRMHFHDCFVRGCDGSVLLDSANKTAEKDAQPNQTLRGFGFVDRVKAAVEKACPDTVSCADILALIARDAVWLSKGPFWTVPLGRRDGSVSISNETDALPPPTSNFTVLTQLFAAVNLDAKDLVVLSAGHTIGTSHCFSFSDRLYNFTGMENPSDIDPSLEPQYMMRLKSKCASLNDNTTLVEMDPGSFKTFDTDYFKLVSKRRGLFHSDGALLTDPFTRAYVQRHATGAFKDEFFADFAASMIKMGNANPLTGSQGEIRKKCSVVNH from the exons ATGGCGTGTAGGGGTGCAACGATGGTGGCGCTGCTgctcgcggcggtggcggcgacgtgCGCGCGGGCGCAGCTGCACGACAAGTTCTACAGCGAGTCGTGCCCCAGCGTGGAGGACGTCGTGAGGAAGGAGATGGTGAGGGCGCTGTCACTGGCGCCCAGCCTCGCCGGGCCGCTCCTCCGGATgcacttccacgactgcttcgtcagG GGGTGCGACGGCTCGGTTCTGCTAGACTCGGCCAACAAGACGGCGGAGAAGGACGCGCAGCCGAACCAGACGCTGCGAGGCTTCGGCTTTGTCGACAGggtgaaggccgcggtggagaaggcctgccccgacaccgtctcctgcgccgacatcctCGCCCTCATTGCCAGGGACGCAGTATGGCTG AGCAAGGGTCCATTCTGGACAGTTCCTCTGGGCCGGCGAGACGGCAGCGTGTCCATTTCCAACGAGACCGACGCTCTACCACCCCCGACCTCCAACTTCACCGTGCTCACCCAGCTCTTCGCCGCCGTGAACCTCGACGCAAAGGACCTTGTCGTCTTGTCTGCCGGGCACACTATCGGGAcgtcgcactgcttctccttctCTGACCGGCTCTACAACTTCACCGGCATGGAGAACCCCAGCGATATCGACCCCTCGCTGGAGCCGCAGTACATGATGCGGCTAAAGAGCAAGTGTGCCAGCCTCAACGACAACACCACCCTCGTGGAGATGGACCCCGGCAGCTTCAAGACCTTCGACACCGACTACTTCAAGCTGGTGAGCAAGCGGAGGGGCCTCTTCCACTCTGACGGCGCCCTCCTCACCGACCCCTTCACCCGCGCCTACGTCCAGCGCCATGCCACCGGCGCCTTCAAGGACGAGTTCTTCGCTGACTTCGCCGCCTCCATGATCAAGATGGGCAATGCCAATCCTCTCACCGGCAGCCAGGGCGAGATCAGGAAGAAGTGCAGCGTGGTTAACCATTAA